The Musa acuminata AAA Group cultivar baxijiao chromosome BXJ2-2, Cavendish_Baxijiao_AAA, whole genome shotgun sequence genome contains the following window.
taagtaaaaaaatataaatattaaaatattaaagatatctAAGAATAGGAGAGTATATAATTAGCTCGTATAAAATTGTGGCTGTTCAATTGAGTTCTTGCAGAGCTTGCCTAGATTCTCCAGGTGAGAAATTTGTCATATATGCCACGCCCAACAACAGCTGCTGTCATAATAATGAAATGGATGTGGGATGAAGAATCTTTCCATAAAGGTTCCATCAACTGTGGATTAAAACAGGAGATCAATATTTTTATGTAATCAGATCAGCTCCTCAGTATGTTCCGTTTCCAGTGAGTACCTGAGCATCGGATTTAGATGCTATTTGGCTACGTGGAGAAGCATCTTGAAGCACTTTTTGCTGATTCTTGATATGTTGTGCTTGTGAAGAAGAAGTGTCAATGGGAACTCAGAACTAAATCAATACAACACATTGTTTCTCCCAATCTATTACTGAAGAGATCGTATACTTTGTTGTTTAGATTCATTCAAAGATGAAAAGTTAAGAGAAGACGGTCCATTTGGATCTGAATCAAttctctcttttgtaggttcCATGTACTCCATCCACTACTGCATTCCTAATCATTTTCACACTGGACATGTTCTTCAGCTTTGCTTGAAGTAAAATACATCTCGATAATATACAGAAAGCCAACAAATTCTCATGTAGTCAATTCTAAGATACATAATCAACTACTCAGTTTCTATACACAATAAACTTCTGAATGATCTCTACACGTCGATCAGATGTATACTGCTGCAGCTACTAAAGGGCTGATACTAGAGGGCTACTAGATGTTGCAGCTGATACAGGCTATTGTAAGCACAAAGAGTAAGAAGGTCCAACCGACGGAACGAGAGATCGCATTGCTGACAGTGCTTGTTGGGTTGTCTGAACCAAATACCGAGTTGGAACCAGTTGGGTTGTACGTGTTCAACACTGATGAACCTGAACTGGGAGTAGAGCCAGCTCCGGTGGATGTAGGACTGTAACCGGGAACAGAACTGTGTAtcaaatgaagaaaatttatgtgTGGTGAACTGCTGGTCAACAACATGTAATTCTAAAGATGtaaatcagaaagaaaaaaaaaaagaggttgaGGTTATACCTTGATGATGGAAAAATGCAAGTTGCTGTACCTGCCAAAATATTCATAGCTTTGCATTAGTGTGACTTTCCAAGCTCATTGTCGGTTACATAAGGCAAATGGCTACCTGGATTGTCATCGTTTTTAGCTACTTTGAAAATAAACAAAGGTTGGTTGATCTTTCTATCAATGTTGTAGTCCTTTAAATACCTTAAATTAGTTACTTCCATAAAGAAATGAAGGTTGGCTGATCTAATATGTTATGGTCCTTCAATTACATCTCAATGATagtatacaaaaataaataagtCTTACTTGGATTAGCGTTGACAAGCATGGCTGTTCCTGCAAAATCACAACTTGATGCCACTGGATTCTTCTGGTAGTAGCTGTTAAAGGCATATGAAGCATGAGCCTGAAGGGTATCAGGATTGTAGCAGCTTCCTGTTGGCTGAATTGCTGAGCAGTCTGCACTGCCAATTCCACAAGCATAATCCAGTGCAAGCTGCAGCGCTGCATCCGGGGTTCCTGCCTTGGCCACGCACCATGTCTGCCCTGAAGTTGCTGGTGTGATGGGAACTGTGCTTGGCACGGTTACCGGTGGTAATATAGAAGGTGTGCTTACTGGTGGCGTAAATGGATAGCTTGTCACGGGGTTGGTCACAGGAGGGTTTGTAGGGTATGTTGTTGGTGTTGTAGCAGGATTTGTCACAGGCACTACAGGTGTTGTCACTGGTGTTGAGAAAGGATCTGTTGCAGGAACCGTGATCGGAGTGCTCACTGGATTCATAGGTGGGATGTTTACCGGTGACATGGTTGGAATTGTGGGGAGAACTGTGACTGGATTGGTCGATGGTACAGTCACTATTGCGGGTGCTGGGTTCGTGGAAGGGATTGTAATTGGAGTTGTGACAGGATTTGTTATCGGAGTGAACGTATCATACAGTGTGGTTTTGGTTGCAGCAGTAAGTTTTCGGCCATGGTTGAGAAGCTCTTTTTGCAAGGAAGGGACCATCAATTTCTCTTGCCAATCAAATGTCTTCTTTCCATACTGCCTAAGATGGGAGATGTCGATGAACAGCCCTGCAATCCTTCTTCTAAGCAAAGCATCACTCCTTAAGAACTTCATCATTCTATCCGAAAACTTAGCTATTTCGACTCCAGTAGGGATCAGAGAGCTTTTCACAATAAGAATGATAGGGATATCAAGGTAAGGTAGATAAGTGCAAGCAGAGGAAGCCCACTCGATAGTAGAACGAAGAAAGTCATCATCTAAGTTCAtatcctcatccacaacagtttCTACCACTACATGAGACTCCCAATCCTTTAAAACATGCATCATCCTTTGAATGCTCTTAGGATGAGTCCTGTGCAGAGTTTTGAGGTCCAAGAGGGAGAACATGACTGTGATCCTCAGCATCCTATCAAGGTTGGAAGTCTTGAGAGATGCTCTGATTGAGGTCAAGGTGGAAAGGAGTGAGGGGAGACTCTCTCCATTGCTACTTACTATAATTCTATCGATGTTTAACTTGATGAGAGTGTCCATAAGGTGAGTTCTAGGCCATGAAGTTGCTGAGGTTGCCGATTCAAGTAGTTTCTTCACTTCGAATTGGCTCACACAGAGATTGACAGAGATGCTGGTGATGGGTACTGAATCTAAATAGGCACCTTGGTTTGCCACGAGCATCTTAAGCAGTGCCATGCCAGGCAAAAAAGGGGCAGTATTCTCTTCCCTTGCATCATAGGAGAACCCCACCAAGGTTCCTGAAGAAAACACAGGGACAGTTTGTTCCTCATCGGGACtagaaatttcttcataaacatttaAAGCAAACCCAACAAGAACCAATCACTCACCAGGACAGTAATCGAAATAATGCACAGTCTTTTCTAAAGGAGATATGCATGCAATCCTACAAATGGCACCTTTCTTCCCCTTCCTAAGTAGTCCACACATATTCCTGGACCCAAAAAGGGAAGAATCTGCTCAACAAATGTTATCTTTTAGTGTTCATCTACACTTGAAACTCTTAGAGACTGTCAGCCAATCTTACAAATGCTACTTAACCTCTCTATCTAACTAGAACATGCATACTCTTGGACCTACTAGAGAGAAGAATCTGTCTTTTCTCAGCATGCATCTACACTTGAAATCGTTAAAGACTGTGAGCTATGGCTAACGAGCAGCTTAACTTGCAGTTTGTGTCTTGCACAAAAGAACTGGATATTGAAGATACTCAAAGAGAGAAAGGGAGGAGACTGAGAGGGGTACTCACCTGAAGAGCAAACAGTGTGAAGTCCTAGGATGCTGGTGAAGAGGAAGCTCCAAGCTAGAAAACCACTAGCCATTAGGGAATTTGGAGGAGGAGAATGATTCCTTTCCCCTTTTTCTAGCTGATCTCTGCATGAAATGGGGTTGAATAGTGCATCATGAGAAGGGAGCTGAGGGAGGGCCAAACTGAGGTGGGGAGAGTGTGTTGTGGGGAAGGAAAAAGCTGAAGATGGGAAGAAAAGGTAAAGGGTGTGTGTGATAAAGCCAAAAGCAGGCAGCAGAGAGTGagtcagagagagagagctagAAACACCGGCAAAGGTGAAAACCACTGGGAAACCATGGCACATATACTGTGACAAGAGTGGGGCAGGAAAAGATTGATGTCACTGTGTCCACCTCTCCCGAGGAATGATTCTTTTAGTTCCTCTTCCCTATTCATTTATTCACACAAAACTCTTTCTCGTTCTTCCACCACAGTGGTCGAAGTTTTGCTTGTTTATATGTCCAAGCACCCCATTACATAATCCATATGCCCATTTGATACGAACAAACGTTTACTTTTTCATTCTATTTAGTAAAATTTAGTTTCCTTTGCTTTTGGAGGAAAAAATAAAATCTGTCAAAGTGGCTCCAATCTTCCGTGGGATGGATGATCCAAATCTGAGTCATCAAAAACTATTGACACTGTTGATGGGAAATAAAAAGTTGCTAAAATACTTGGGTGGATGATGATTTGTCGGACCAGATGACCAAGGAATGGATTCTGCATGTGCCTGCCTGCAGTTTTGGAGGAGGACAAGTTGGCCCTGTGGACCAGCAAAATGTGTGCATTTTGGATCATGTATCCTACTCCATTTCTATCCCTTTCGCTTTAAGATGGAGCTCATGAGATCTGCATGGGTGGAAATCCAACAAGAGCATGATCGGTGAAGTGGAAAGGTCTCTTGGGAGCGTGCCACTGACGCATGCCTTTTGTGTTCCACAGGAAGACAACACTGGATATGATCAGCACCATCTGTTAGATTCCGATGAACATAGAATGTTGGCGAAAAGCTTTTGTTCATGGTGATGCATTAGAAGCTCCAGGGACAAGTATGCATGAATCTAATACTGTGGTTGTTGAGGGGAGGAGGGTGGATGGAGATTAGAGAAGGCACAACaatgggagaaaaaaaaaaggtagggAGGATGGTTGAGGTGGTGATAAGAACGAGGAGTCGAAAGCAGGGTCTCGTTGGCCTGCTTTCcgctggagatgacggtggattgACCTCTTTACATAAAGGATGAGATATAAAGGGAGTGAAAAGAAAAGACAAATCAGTCAGCTTGGGGGAAGAAAAGGAAATGGCCATGTTGCAGCAATACAATACATTCCTTAGCTCAACTATGGAATGGAGTGTGCTTTTACTATTAATCAATCCACAAAAGGTGCTCATGGACATTGATAAATGCACTTCCctttcgtctctctctctctctctctctcaaatcacCAGGTTGGGATGAGAAAAAGGAAATGACCATGTTACACTACAACAAATTGTATTTGTAGCTAtggtttttatttatatatttatatattttaataatagtaAATTCTATTTCTATAGTTACAAATTATAATGTTAGGTGAAAGTCTTAATTAGCTCGATGTGATTCAGACATGTGTGCGTAGAAATATCGTTCTTCCAAGGTGTTAAATTCAAAGGTGTCATCTGCACAAAGACCAGAGTTGAGTGAAGTTTTCCAACTTGAACCCTTTGATGTTTAAGTTAGTAAATTGATATCCCTAAACATGGGTTAGAGTAATTCTCAAgaagttatatttttttatatttaatatatgtttttataccttcaaaagaggaaaataatatttattattatctttttttttatcataaaggaTGAGAAGATAACGTAGGATTGTTCTCGTTatcataaaaagaaagaagagagttGCATACGACGAAGGATGACATAGATCTTACATGGCAATCGCACGTTAACTATTGATAAATTTTCTATCACATGACAATGGAACAATGAATgccatgaaaatatatatataattatgatttttaCAACCATAGATAAAAAGGTCAATCATAGATGCATtttcttaataaataaaaatcatattaataGTTGATATATCATTGTGGATACTTTTATCCACAATAATAGATACTTTTATCctacaaataaaaattataatattaatttagTTATTATTGTGATTATTAAACTACAGTTAGATATTTATACCCTGCAAATGAAAACCAGAATAATAGTTTAGCTATTACTGTGATTATCTGAGTACAGTAATAGATACTTTTACCCTGTAAATGATAACCACAGTAATAGTTTAATTATTACAATGATTATTCAATTGTAATAATTcacatatttttatcattatttaaTTACATAAATAGATACATTTATCACAATAGTATACAAATTACTATGATATACTTACCACAATAGTAGCTCATAATTCACAAAAAGAAAGATAAAATAGATACatttaattacataattatcacATATTCTTTCtaccaaaatataaaaaacaatataattaataaatataaaaaatacatcAAATATTTATGAAAATTTTACTTACCTTATCATCAATCAACCTGGCATAATAACTCTTCTTCTCTAAAGTATGTAGTAATTTTTACTTTGACCTATTGACTTTATTTCTATTGCTAAGAttctgaaaatatattttaaaaaccaTACAAattggcataaaaatgaaaatgcaaaactcAACATTTACTACTAcatagttttcttcttcttcttcttcttcttcttcttcttcttcttcttcttctcttctactCCTAACTAGCCAGAATTGAGTCATGGCAGCCCTAAC
Protein-coding sequences here:
- the LOC103969571 gene encoding uncharacterized protein LOC103969571 isoform X4, with translation MCGLLRKGKKGAICRIACISPLEKTVHYFDYCPGTLVGFSYDAREENTAPFLPGMALLKMLVANQGAYLDSVPITSISVNLCVSQFEVKKLLESATSATSWPRTHLMDTLIKLNIDRIIVSSNGESLPSLLSTLTSIRASLKTSNLDRMLRITVMFSLLDLKTLHRTHPKSIQRMMHVLKDWESHVVVETVVDEDMNLDDDFLRSTIEWASSACTYLPYLDIPIILIVKSSLIPTGVEIAKFSDRMMKFLRSDALLRRRIAGLFIDISHLRQYGKKTFDWQEKLMVPSLQKELLNHGRKLTAATKTTLYDTFTPITNPVTTPITIPSTNPAPAIVTVPSTNPVTVLPTIPTMSPVNIPPMNPVSTPITVPATDPFSTPVTTPVVPVTNPATTPTTYPTNPPVTNPVTSYPFTPPVSTPSILPPVTVPSTVPITPATSGQTWCVAKAGTPDAALQLALDYACGIGSADCSAIQPTGSCYNPDTLQAHASYAFNSYYQKNPVASSCDFAGTAMLVNANPSTATCIFPSSSSVPGYSPTSTGAGSTPSSGSSVLNTYNPTGSNSVFGSDNPTSTVSNAISRSVGWTFLLFVLTIACISCNI
- the LOC103969571 gene encoding uncharacterized protein LOC103969571 isoform X3, whose translation is MASGFLAWSFLFTSILGLHTVCSSGTLVGFSYDAREENTAPFLPGMALLKMLVANQGAYLDSVPITSISVNLCVSQFEVKKLLESATSATSWPRTHLMDTLIKLNIDRIIVSSNGESLPSLLSTLTSIRASLKTSNLDRMLRITVMFSLLDLKTLHRTHPKSIQRMMHVLKDWESHVVVETVVDEDMNLDDDFLRSTIEWASSACTYLPYLDIPIILIVKSSLIPTGVEIAKFSDRMMKFLRSDALLRRRIAGLFIDISHLRQYGKKTFDWQEKLMVPSLQKELLNHGRKLTAATKTTLYDTFTPITNPVTTPITIPSTNPAPAIVTVPSTNPVTVLPTIPTMSPVNIPPMNPVSTPITVPATDPFSTPVTTPVVPVTNPATTPTTYPTNPPVTNPVTSYPFTPPVSTPSILPPVTVPSTVPITPATSGQTWCVAKAGTPDAALQLALDYACGIGSADCSAIQPTGSCYNPDTLQAHASYAFNSYYQKNPVASSCDFAGTAMLVNANPSTATCIFPSSSSVPGYSPTSTGAGSTPSSGSSVLNTYNPTGSNSVFGSDNPTSTVSNAISRSVGWTFLLFVLTIACISCNI
- the LOC103969571 gene encoding uncharacterized protein LOC103969571 isoform X1, whose product is MASGFLAWSFLFTSILGLHTVCSSDSSLFGSRNMCGLLRKGKKGAICRIACISPLEKTVHYFDYCPGTLVGFSYDAREENTAPFLPGMALLKMLVANQGAYLDSVPITSISVNLCVSQFEVKKLLESATSATSWPRTHLMDTLIKLNIDRIIVSSNGESLPSLLSTLTSIRASLKTSNLDRMLRITVMFSLLDLKTLHRTHPKSIQRMMHVLKDWESHVVVETVVDEDMNLDDDFLRSTIEWASSACTYLPYLDIPIILIVKSSLIPTGVEIAKFSDRMMKFLRSDALLRRRIAGLFIDISHLRQYGKKTFDWQEKLMVPSLQKELLNHGRKLTAATKTTLYDTFTPITNPVTTPITIPSTNPAPAIVTVPSTNPVTVLPTIPTMSPVNIPPMNPVSTPITVPATDPFSTPVTTPVVPVTNPATTPTTYPTNPPVTNPVTSYPFTPPVSTPSILPPVTVPSTVPITPATSGQTWCVAKAGTPDAALQLALDYACGIGSADCSAIQPTGSCYNPDTLQAHASYAFNSYYQKNPVASSCDFAGTAMLVNANPSTATCIFPSSSSVPGYSPTSTGAGSTPSSGSSVLNTYNPTGSNSVFGSDNPTSTVSNAISRSVGWTFLLFVLTIACISCNI
- the LOC103969571 gene encoding uncharacterized protein LOC103969571 isoform X2, with the translated sequence MASGFLAWSFLFTSILGLHTVCSSDSSLFGSRNMCGLLRKGKKGAICRIACISPLEKTVHYFDYCPGTLVGFSYDAREENTAPFLPGMALLKMLVANQGAYLDSVPITSISVNLCVSQFEVKKLLESATSATSWPRTHLMDTLIKLNIDRIIVSSNGESLPSLLSTLTSIRASLKTSNLDRMLRITVMFSLLDLKTLHRTHPKSIQRMMHVLKDWESHVVVETVVDEDMNLDDDFLRSTIEWASSACTYLPYLDIPIILIVKSSLIPTGVEIAKFSDRMMKFLRSDALLRRRIAGLFIDISHLRQYGKKTFDWQEKLMVPSLQKELLNHGRKLTAATKTTLYDTFTPITNPVTTPITIPSTNPAPAIVTVPSTNPVTVLPTIPTMSPVNIPPMNPVSTPITVPATDPFSTPVTTPVVPVTNPATTPTTYPTNPPVTNPVTSYPFTPPVSTPSILPPVTVPSTVPITPATSGQTWCVAKAGTPDAALQLALDYACGIGSADCSAIQPTGSCYNPDTLQAHASYAFNSYYQKNPVASSCDFAGTAMLVNANPSTATCIFPSSSPTSTGAGSTPSSGSSVLNTYNPTGSNSVFGSDNPTSTVSNAISRSVGWTFLLFVLTIACISCNI